The Vitis riparia cultivar Riparia Gloire de Montpellier isolate 1030 chromosome 10, EGFV_Vit.rip_1.0, whole genome shotgun sequence genome includes a region encoding these proteins:
- the LOC117924052 gene encoding peroxidase 42 has product MSSGAVVFFFFALLSFSGICLRSASADNEEEDPGLVMNFYKDTCPQAEDVIREQVRLLYKRHKNTAFSWLRNIFHDCAVQSCDASLLLDSTRRSLSEKETDRSFGLRNFRYLDTIKEAVERECPGVVSCADILVLSARDGIVSLGGPHIPLKTGRRDGRKSRAEILEEYLPDHNESMSVVLDRFAAIGIDTPGLVALLGAHSVGRTHCVKLVHRLYPEVDPVLNTDHVEHMLHKCPDAIPDPKAVQYVRNDRGTPMKLDNNYYRNILDNKGLLIVDHQLATDKRTKPYVKKMAKSQDYFFKEFARAITILSENNPLTGTKGEIRKQCSVANKHH; this is encoded by the exons ATGAGTTCCGGGGCtgttgtcttcttcttctttgctttgTTATCTTTCTCAGGGATCTGTCTCAGGTCTGCTTCTGCAGATAATGAGGAAGAAGACCCAGGTCTGGTTATGAACTTCTACAAGGATACATGTCCTCAGGCTGAAGATGTTATCAGAGAGCAGGTCAGGCTTCTGTATAAGCGCCACAAGAACACTGCATTCTCATGGCTCAGAAACATCTTCCATGACTGTGCTGTTCAG TCATGTGATGCTTCTCTTCTGCTGGACTCAACAAGGAGGTCCTTGTCTGAGAAGGAGACAGACAGGAGCTTTGGGCTCAGGAACTTCAGATACCTTGACACCATCAAAGAGGCTGTGGAGAGGGAGTGCCCTGGAGTTGTTTCCTGTGCTGATATCCTTGTGTTGTCTGCTAGGGATGGCATTGTCTCG CTAGGAGGCCCTCACATCCCTCTTAAAACTGGAAGAAGAGATGGTAGGAAGAGCAGAGCAGAGATCCTTGAGGAATACCTCCCAGATCACAATGAGAGCATGTCTGTTGTCCTTGATAGGTTTGCAGCCATTGGCATTGACACCCCTGGACTGGTTGCCCTTCTAG GAGCTCACAGTGTTGGTAGAACCCACTGTGTGAAGTTGGTTCACCGTTTGTACCCAGAGGTGGACCCTGTGCTGAACACAGATCATGTTGAGCACATGCTCCACAAGTGCCCTGATGCCATCCCAGACCCAAAGGCTGTGCAGTATGTGAGGAATGACCGTGGCACACCCATGAAGCTGGACAACAACTACTACAGGAACATATTGGACAACAAGGGCTTGTTGATAGTGGACCACCAGCTAGCCACAGACAAGAGGACAAAGCCCTATGTGAAGAAAATGGCCAAGAGCCAAGACTACTTCTTTAAGGAGTTTGC